Proteins encoded together in one Orrella marina window:
- a CDS encoding DUF2889 domain-containing protein: MTTSDQYTREELHHRQVNMKFYRRSDGLYEVEGHLTDSKSHPFMRQLGQKNLEPGDPVHDIIVRLVIDTDLQVHDVRAIMLATPFGVCRGAQQTLDGLIGLTIAKGWNKKVRDLLGGSKSCTHIMEMLGPMATTAYQGLAPQRIERTNKPENEHLRRAKVDSCYAYSAEREIVARLWPDLARSKQDA, translated from the coding sequence ATGACCACGTCAGACCAATACACCCGCGAGGAGTTGCACCATCGCCAGGTGAACATGAAGTTCTATCGCCGTTCAGACGGCCTGTATGAAGTAGAGGGGCACCTGACAGACAGTAAAAGTCACCCATTCATGCGTCAGCTGGGTCAGAAAAACCTGGAACCAGGTGACCCTGTACATGACATCATCGTACGACTGGTCATTGATACCGACCTCCAAGTCCATGATGTCCGTGCGATCATGCTGGCAACCCCTTTTGGCGTCTGTCGCGGTGCGCAGCAAACACTTGACGGCCTGATCGGACTGACCATCGCCAAAGGCTGGAACAAAAAGGTGCGTGATCTGTTAGGTGGATCAAAGTCCTGTACTCACATCATGGAAATGCTCGGACCGATGGCTACAACGGCCTACCAGGGACTGGCTCCTCAGCGCATCGAACGTACCAACAAACCAGAGAATGAGCATCTGCGCCGTGCCAAGGTCGACAGTTGCTATGCCTACTCTGCCGAACGCGAGATTGTGGCGCGCCTGTGGCCCGATCTGGCACGCAGCAAACAAGATGCCTGA
- a CDS encoding Na/Pi cotransporter family protein, whose product MGFQWTELVGGLGMFMLGMAMLSNGLKLAAGSSLERILANATSTRLKGLGAGALVTALVQSSSAVTVATIGFVNAGLLSLGSALWVLFGASIGTTTTGWIVAIAGLKLNIAAAALPLIALGVAAQIARKNHRIGFFGEALAGFGMLFYGIMLMQAGFSGVAEGWTIPQGSGLSIAALQLLIGIVMTVVMQSSSASTVIAISAAQAGLIDVGGAAAVVIGANVGTKVTAILAVIGGTPNAKRVATAHVIFHLLAAIIGFLLLPVLLLVIDLLGNWFGFDEAPATSLALFNTTFNVMGVIVLAPWVNWLTGRLETWYVPAEDKAAAKPQFLDRTTLPVPMFAASALANEATRMLSMAWDYVSCTIGAKSDAPDRRRDLFSLLKASESFVDEMSRGTMDEVTSDRVAALLRVRRYLENVLELVFETLQLPVDVLQSEALTKIYTNYRNRIEELMACYQNPETDSDSLESLSRFEQSYQTLKMALLRSGASGQWRVEDMERALHRISSQRRAIQQMVKAQRWLEYAIKLSQSGSQVLPTAPSEVLVPGRQVRESSAELQAQAQQTTAQ is encoded by the coding sequence ATGGGCTTCCAGTGGACTGAACTCGTAGGTGGGCTAGGCATGTTCATGCTTGGCATGGCCATGTTGTCCAATGGCCTGAAGCTTGCCGCTGGTTCATCACTTGAGCGGATATTGGCTAATGCCACGAGCACCCGTCTCAAAGGGCTGGGTGCCGGTGCGCTTGTGACCGCGCTTGTTCAGTCGTCCAGTGCTGTAACAGTTGCGACCATCGGATTTGTGAACGCTGGCCTGCTTTCACTTGGGTCGGCACTGTGGGTGCTTTTTGGCGCGAGCATCGGTACGACCACCACTGGCTGGATTGTTGCAATCGCCGGCTTGAAGCTCAACATCGCTGCGGCTGCCTTGCCGCTGATTGCACTTGGTGTGGCGGCGCAGATCGCGCGCAAGAACCACAGGATCGGATTTTTCGGGGAGGCTCTGGCCGGTTTCGGAATGCTCTTTTACGGCATCATGCTGATGCAGGCTGGCTTTTCCGGGGTGGCAGAGGGCTGGACGATTCCGCAAGGTTCTGGCTTGTCGATTGCAGCCTTGCAGTTGCTCATTGGTATTGTCATGACTGTCGTCATGCAGTCCTCGAGTGCGTCAACGGTGATCGCCATTTCAGCAGCGCAGGCGGGGCTCATTGATGTTGGCGGAGCAGCGGCCGTGGTGATTGGTGCGAACGTAGGAACCAAGGTGACTGCGATTCTTGCAGTGATCGGGGGTACTCCGAACGCCAAGCGGGTGGCCACTGCTCATGTAATTTTTCATCTGCTAGCCGCGATCATCGGGTTTCTGTTGCTGCCGGTCCTGCTCTTGGTGATTGATCTTCTAGGTAACTGGTTCGGTTTTGACGAAGCGCCCGCAACCAGTCTCGCATTATTCAACACAACCTTTAATGTCATGGGTGTGATCGTGCTGGCGCCGTGGGTGAACTGGCTGACAGGCCGGCTCGAGACCTGGTATGTGCCGGCTGAGGACAAGGCAGCAGCCAAGCCGCAGTTTCTGGATCGCACCACATTGCCTGTACCCATGTTTGCTGCCAGTGCACTCGCTAATGAGGCAACCCGTATGCTCTCAATGGCCTGGGATTACGTCTCCTGTACGATTGGAGCCAAGTCGGATGCACCGGATCGTAGACGGGATTTGTTCAGTCTGCTCAAAGCGAGCGAATCGTTTGTTGACGAAATGAGCCGCGGTACCATGGACGAAGTGACCAGTGACCGGGTCGCAGCACTGCTCAGGGTGCGCCGTTACCTTGAGAACGTGCTTGAGTTGGTCTTTGAAACGCTGCAACTGCCAGTAGACGTTCTGCAGTCCGAGGCTCTGACCAAAATTTACACGAACTATCGAAATCGCATCGAAGAGTTGATGGCCTGTTATCAGAATCCCGAGACAGACTCTGATAGTCTGGAGAGTCTTTCTCGATTCGAGCAGTCCTACCAGACGCTAAAGATGGCGCTATTGCGATCTGGCGCGAGCGGGCAATGGCGGGTCGAAGACATGGAGCGGGCGTTGCATCGAATCAGTTCGCAGCGCAGAGCTATCCAGCAAATGGTCAAGGCGCAGCGCTGGCTCGAGTATGCGATCAAACTCTCGCAGTCCGGTTCACAAGTCCTCCCCACTGCGCCATCCGAGGTGTTGGTGCCGGGACGGCAGGTCAGAGAGTCCAGTGCCGAACTGCAGGCTCAGGCGCAACAGACAACTGCACAATAA
- a CDS encoding DUF2165 family protein produces MIIRATKSLFVAAIGLFATLVAFGNLTDYGSNFEFVRHVLLMDTIFPESSIRYRSVDAPWLHHLGYWIIILMEALVALLCWIGAYRLYRFRRADARTFNRAKGTAITGLALGFLVWQVGFMTIGGEWFGMWMSDQWNGVESAFRFVVVILLVLVFLVMRDTDQDA; encoded by the coding sequence GTGATTATCCGTGCCACCAAATCTTTGTTTGTTGCCGCGATCGGTTTGTTTGCAACGCTGGTTGCGTTTGGCAACCTTACTGATTACGGGAGCAATTTCGAGTTTGTGCGTCATGTCTTGCTGATGGACACGATTTTTCCCGAATCGAGCATCCGCTATCGATCCGTCGATGCGCCCTGGCTACATCACCTCGGCTACTGGATCATCATTCTGATGGAGGCGCTTGTTGCCTTGCTGTGCTGGATCGGGGCTTATCGTCTTTACCGCTTTCGACGGGCAGATGCACGTACTTTCAATCGGGCAAAGGGTACTGCGATCACGGGGCTGGCGCTCGGTTTTCTGGTCTGGCAAGTCGGCTTCATGACGATCGGTGGTGAATGGTTCGGGATGTGGATGTCCGATCAGTGGAACGGCGTGGAATCTGCTTTCCGTTTTGTGGTGGTAATCCTGCTGGTTCTGGTGTTTCTGGTGATGAGGGACACGGATCAGGACGCATAA
- a CDS encoding IclR family transcriptional regulator encodes MAQNIVPQTPTKEVGAVVNAVHILRFLASQTNPQSVTTTARATGVSPSTTFNILRTLASEGMVRFNESTKTYSLGLGLSELAVNLIGQSHADLIQPELDRLALNLQILTVLWRVTSDRHISMIASATPRVPHVAVRKDSRLPELVGAVGRCIAAARNLPVDTLRRHFSGIRWDNPPDFDRYLADVEKARAEGWAIDEGGLYHGVSLVGSAITDQHGKPRFALSGIAISTQQNNDSLLKAAYSIRETALYLQRSLFPRSHEHSRDIGH; translated from the coding sequence ATGGCACAGAATATCGTCCCACAGACACCTACCAAGGAGGTTGGGGCCGTTGTCAACGCAGTCCATATTCTGCGCTTTCTTGCCAGTCAGACCAACCCCCAGAGCGTCACGACCACCGCGCGTGCAACCGGCGTCAGCCCAAGCACGACCTTCAACATCCTGCGAACACTGGCCAGCGAAGGCATGGTCAGATTTAATGAAAGCACCAAAACCTACAGCCTGGGACTCGGTTTGTCTGAACTTGCCGTCAACCTGATTGGGCAAAGCCACGCAGATCTGATCCAGCCCGAACTTGACCGTCTGGCATTGAACCTGCAGATCCTGACCGTCCTGTGGCGAGTCACAAGTGACCGGCACATCAGCATGATTGCGAGTGCCACGCCTCGCGTTCCGCACGTCGCCGTTCGCAAGGATAGCCGTCTGCCGGAACTCGTTGGTGCAGTCGGGCGCTGTATTGCGGCCGCCCGCAACCTCCCGGTCGATACGCTCAGGCGCCATTTCTCCGGAATTCGATGGGACAACCCGCCAGACTTCGATCGCTACCTGGCCGATGTGGAGAAAGCCAGGGCCGAGGGATGGGCTATCGACGAAGGTGGCCTGTATCACGGAGTGAGCCTGGTCGGAAGCGCCATCACTGACCAGCATGGCAAGCCCAGGTTTGCCCTGTCGGGCATTGCGATCTCGACTCAACAGAACAACGATAGCCTGCTCAAAGCAGCTTACTCGATCCGGGAGACGGCGCTTTACCTGCAACGGTCACTCTTTCCACGCTCGCATGAGCACTCGCGCGACATCGGTCATTGA
- a CDS encoding TRAP transporter small permease, translated as MNKLEKVLAQIYRVTTIMGGLAIALMMIHITADVVMRFVFNTPIPGTITYVANYYMLIAIFLPLAYAEHTNAHISVEIFSDRLPACIRRHLEGLIFLGSSIVCFIVTDRTWQEAIRRFNSGTAVMQADHSIITWPTYFFLPIGFSLLGLVLLLKFVSYVISLFKKQADLRIHS; from the coding sequence ATGAATAAACTCGAGAAAGTTCTCGCACAGATCTATCGGGTCACCACCATCATGGGGGGCTTGGCGATTGCGCTGATGATGATCCACATCACAGCAGACGTTGTCATGCGATTTGTGTTCAACACCCCTATTCCCGGGACAATCACCTACGTCGCGAACTACTACATGTTGATCGCGATTTTCCTGCCACTTGCCTATGCCGAACATACCAACGCGCACATCTCGGTCGAGATTTTTTCTGACAGACTACCTGCCTGTATCAGACGGCATCTTGAAGGCCTGATTTTTCTTGGTTCCTCCATCGTGTGCTTCATTGTGACGGACCGGACCTGGCAGGAAGCGATCCGACGATTCAACTCAGGCACTGCCGTCATGCAGGCTGATCACTCGATCATCACCTGGCCCACTTACTTTTTCTTGCCGATCGGCTTCAGTCTGCTGGGACTCGTCCTGCTGTTGAAGTTCGTCTCGTACGTCATCAGCCTTTTCAAAAAACAAGCGGACTTGAGGATTCATTCATGA
- a CDS encoding TRAP transporter large permease, protein MSDVQIGLAGIGVLMLLIALRVPIGIALISVSFFGIWFVIGFNVAWSSLGIIPYNFGSSWTLSSVPMFLLLGFICYHTNLTQGMFKAARMWLSSIPGGLAIASIFGSSGFAAVSGSSVACSAAMGRIAIPEMIKYKYDPELATGTVAVAGTIGALIPPSIIMILFGVIAQIPISSLFLGGIVAGIATMVGYILVVLIRVKLNPALAPDVNEKILLSEKIHALKDTWPIILIMVGIFGGLFSGIFTPTEAGAVGAFLACLVALLKGTLNWSNFQKAIIETLVTTSSLLIIAVGASLLTRFLALSGAGNFLSDAVIGLDTSPLVIIFGIVILYLLLGMFLEPIGAMLLTLPIVLPIVDATGFSLIWFGVLLTKLLEIGMITPPIGMNVFVIKGVVGNLVTTSQIFKGILWFLVMDVILVVLFIAFPDMIMWLPRLME, encoded by the coding sequence ATGAGTGACGTTCAGATCGGACTCGCCGGAATCGGGGTATTGATGCTCCTGATCGCGTTACGTGTCCCCATCGGCATCGCACTGATAAGCGTTTCATTCTTCGGGATCTGGTTTGTGATCGGCTTCAACGTGGCCTGGTCATCTCTGGGTATCATTCCCTACAACTTCGGATCGAGCTGGACATTGAGTTCGGTACCAATGTTCCTGTTGCTGGGGTTCATCTGTTATCACACCAACCTGACCCAAGGCATGTTCAAGGCCGCACGAATGTGGCTGTCGTCCATTCCAGGTGGGCTGGCGATCGCTTCGATCTTTGGATCGTCGGGATTCGCTGCGGTGTCTGGCTCATCGGTTGCCTGTTCGGCAGCAATGGGACGGATCGCGATTCCGGAGATGATCAAATACAAATATGACCCGGAGCTGGCAACCGGAACAGTCGCCGTCGCTGGAACCATCGGTGCACTGATCCCGCCATCCATCATCATGATTCTTTTCGGGGTGATCGCCCAGATTCCGATCTCCAGTCTGTTTCTGGGTGGAATCGTGGCGGGTATCGCCACTATGGTGGGCTACATCCTGGTCGTACTGATTCGCGTCAAGCTCAACCCGGCACTTGCACCCGACGTTAACGAGAAGATCCTGCTCTCGGAAAAGATTCATGCCCTCAAGGACACCTGGCCAATCATCCTCATCATGGTGGGTATCTTCGGAGGTTTGTTCAGTGGCATTTTCACACCAACCGAGGCCGGTGCGGTCGGCGCGTTCCTGGCCTGTCTGGTTGCCTTGTTGAAAGGCACACTGAACTGGAGCAATTTTCAGAAGGCCATTATCGAGACACTGGTCACGACGAGCTCCTTGCTGATCATCGCAGTGGGTGCCAGTCTCCTGACGCGGTTTCTGGCGCTATCAGGAGCCGGTAATTTTCTGTCTGACGCGGTCATCGGACTCGATACATCACCATTAGTCATCATCTTCGGAATTGTAATTCTCTATCTTCTGCTCGGCATGTTCCTGGAGCCGATCGGTGCAATGCTCCTGACCCTTCCTATCGTGCTGCCAATTGTAGATGCAACAGGTTTTAGCCTGATCTGGTTCGGGGTGTTGCTCACAAAACTGCTTGAGATTGGCATGATCACCCCGCCGATCGGCATGAACGTATTTGTCATCAAAGGTGTAGTGGGAAATCTGGTAACCACATCCCAGATTTTCAAAGGAATCCTTTGGTTCCTGGTGATGGACGTGATTCTGGTGGTGCTGTTCATCGCTTTCCCGGACATGATCATGTGGCTACCTCGCTTGATGGAGTGA
- a CDS encoding aldehyde dehydrogenase family protein yields the protein MTIPEAVPNPSTEEVLAQVPDMEADDMATAIKAAHKALGPWKGLTPRDRSILPKRWHQEAQGHSESLATQLTLEQDKSFAKVHAEVLSPPCPRKANSTPYDRSAYLYTRSADLIFRVTKALEYGMVGVNTPRFVSGTVPFCGVKESRIGREGSQYGIEEFLEIHHVCVAEFLHIH from the coding sequence ATGACCATTCCAGAAGCGGTTCCGAATCCCTCCACCGAAGAGGTGCTTGCGCAGGTTCCTGACATGGAGGCTGACGATATGGCCACTGCAATCAAGGCTGCTCACAAGGCACTCGGTCCATGGAAAGGCCTGACTCCCAGGGACCGCAGCATCCTGCCTAAGCGATGGCATCAGGAGGCTCAGGGTCACTCGGAGTCACTGGCCACCCAGCTCACCCTGGAACAAGACAAGTCATTTGCAAAGGTACATGCCGAAGTGTTATCGCCCCCCTGTCCGAGAAAGGCAAACAGCACGCCATATGATCGGTCCGCCTATCTTTACACACGAAGCGCTGACCTGATTTTCCGGGTCACAAAGGCGCTGGAGTACGGGATGGTTGGTGTGAACACACCGAGGTTTGTTTCCGGGACAGTGCCATTCTGTGGCGTCAAGGAGTCAAGGATCGGTCGTGAAGGCTCACAGTACGGAATCGAGGAGTTTCTGGAAATTCACCACGTGTGTGTGGCTGAGTTCTTACATATTCACTGA
- a CDS encoding alcohol dehydrogenase, producing MQTAIERPSSYVRYEFKEFGGKIFAAEHELPKVSGNEILVKTDFCGVCHSDVHIHEGFYGLGDGKKLTLEDRGIRLPVTLGHEVIGTVADVADNGDQSMVGKQFLVYPWVGCGECHECTTDQENLCTKPASLGVFRPGGYAQYLVVPHRRHLVDVTGLDPARASMLACSGLTVYSAIKKVLPVADVDSVVVIGCGGLGQLAIRMLSAMGIKNIHAVDISADKREIAKESGAKHAYDPTEDGVSQKILSETNNRTYAVLDFVGNEQSVNLGLSVLKKGSKLVIVGLHGGELRYPIPVIITKAISVIGSYTGSLGELKELVKFAHGNNFTDIPLEIRNLDQADSAVNDLEQGKVKGRIILQNK from the coding sequence ATGCAGACTGCTATCGAACGCCCATCCAGCTATGTTCGCTATGAGTTCAAAGAATTTGGCGGAAAAATATTTGCTGCTGAGCACGAACTCCCTAAGGTTTCAGGAAATGAAATTCTGGTTAAAACCGATTTTTGTGGTGTGTGCCACAGCGATGTTCATATCCATGAAGGTTTTTACGGACTTGGTGATGGCAAGAAACTGACGCTTGAAGACCGAGGCATCCGTCTGCCGGTTACGCTGGGGCACGAAGTGATCGGCACAGTTGCCGACGTTGCTGACAATGGCGATCAGTCCATGGTCGGAAAACAGTTTTTGGTGTATCCATGGGTTGGTTGTGGCGAATGTCACGAATGCACCACTGATCAGGAGAACCTTTGCACAAAGCCAGCCTCGCTCGGGGTGTTCCGCCCTGGCGGGTATGCGCAATACCTCGTTGTCCCGCACCGGCGTCATCTGGTGGATGTGACCGGGCTTGATCCAGCCCGGGCTTCCATGCTGGCTTGCTCGGGGCTTACTGTCTATTCCGCAATCAAGAAAGTGCTCCCGGTTGCGGATGTCGACAGCGTGGTTGTGATTGGATGCGGCGGACTGGGCCAGCTTGCCATCAGGATGCTGTCTGCAATGGGTATCAAGAATATTCATGCTGTTGATATTTCCGCAGATAAGAGAGAAATCGCAAAAGAGTCCGGCGCAAAGCATGCGTATGATCCAACTGAAGACGGTGTTTCACAAAAGATCCTTTCCGAGACTAACAATCGTACGTATGCTGTTCTTGACTTCGTGGGTAATGAGCAGTCCGTCAATCTTGGCCTGAGTGTGCTCAAAAAAGGCAGCAAGCTAGTCATTGTCGGTCTGCATGGTGGAGAACTCCGCTATCCCATTCCGGTCATCATCACGAAAGCCATCTCTGTGATCGGTTCCTACACTGGCAGCCTGGGAGAGCTCAAGGAACTGGTGAAATTTGCTCATGGCAATAACTTCACCGATATTCCTCTGGAGATCCGCAACCTCGATCAGGCTGATTCGGCAGTTAACGATCTGGAGCAGGGCAAGGTAAAAGGTCGAATCATCCTCCAGAACAAGTAA
- a CDS encoding C4-dicarboxylate TRAP transporter substrate-binding protein — protein sequence MKSRKFGKLSKYALALASASALSFSAQADELRFALGFPAGVPLEAAKAYSKAVSDLTSGELTVRVYELSLLNHSEMSSGVGDGIADIGYLLTAYSPSDYPYSNMAADLSMKLALDNSIAGKEGLAYSGAMLEQILLNCPECLKEFKDNNQVYTSVVSTPAYGLFCNMPITKAEDLAGKRIRTSGAPWARWVRSFNASPVVLPIGEVYEGLSQGVIDCTLMSAPELTNFNLKEVVKNINMDVPGGLYAAGGSSTLNRDRWNSFDDKTKEAMLRAGSVMSSYVTYLYQEQADKDLTEAKARGINIVNADPKLLESSREFIRGDLAFIPQFYVDQYKIDPKRAQELTDNMSNLIDKWKALVVDVDNPDDLTQLYWDQVYSKIDPKTYAAD from the coding sequence ATGAAATCTAGAAAGTTTGGCAAGCTCAGCAAGTATGCGCTGGCACTGGCATCCGCCTCTGCCCTTTCCTTTTCTGCCCAGGCAGATGAGCTTCGGTTCGCACTTGGCTTTCCAGCTGGCGTACCACTTGAGGCCGCCAAAGCCTACTCCAAGGCCGTCTCGGACCTGACTAGTGGAGAGCTCACTGTCCGGGTGTACGAGCTGTCCTTGCTCAACCACAGCGAGATGTCCTCTGGCGTAGGCGATGGCATTGCCGACATTGGCTACCTTCTGACCGCCTACTCGCCATCTGATTACCCCTACTCCAATATGGCAGCAGATCTGTCCATGAAGCTCGCGCTTGACAACTCGATCGCTGGCAAGGAAGGTCTTGCTTACTCAGGTGCCATGCTTGAGCAAATTCTGCTGAACTGTCCCGAGTGCCTTAAGGAGTTCAAGGACAACAATCAGGTTTACACCAGCGTTGTATCAACACCTGCATATGGCCTGTTCTGCAACATGCCCATCACTAAAGCTGAAGATCTTGCTGGCAAGCGGATCCGCACATCGGGTGCACCGTGGGCTCGCTGGGTCAGAAGCTTTAACGCCTCACCCGTGGTGCTTCCCATCGGTGAAGTCTATGAAGGCTTGAGCCAGGGCGTAATCGATTGCACACTGATGTCCGCACCGGAGCTGACCAACTTCAACCTCAAGGAAGTGGTCAAGAACATCAATATGGACGTACCAGGTGGACTGTATGCAGCTGGCGGCTCTTCGACACTGAACCGTGACCGCTGGAACAGCTTTGATGACAAGACCAAAGAAGCGATGCTACGTGCCGGCTCTGTCATGTCTTCTTACGTCACCTACCTGTACCAGGAACAGGCTGACAAAGACCTGACTGAAGCCAAAGCACGCGGGATCAACATTGTGAACGCAGATCCCAAACTGCTAGAGTCGTCGCGTGAGTTCATTCGTGGCGACCTGGCCTTTATCCCCCAGTTCTATGTAGATCAATACAAAATTGACCCGAAACGCGCACAGGAGCTGACCGACAACATGTCCAACCTGATCGACAAATGGAAAGCACTAGTCGTGGACGTTGACAATCCTGACGATCTGACCCAGCTGTACTGGGATCAGGTTTACTCCAAGATTGATCCCAAAACGTACGCGGCAGATTAA